In Vibrio fluvialis, the DNA window GCTTGTGCAAAACGCGGCGGTACCCCCAGTCTGCCTTTGCCGACTGGACGGCGAATCCACCACATCGCGATGCCACTCAGCGCAATCAGAATAAACGACAGGCAAAACGCGACGTTAAGGTATTTATTCAACGAACTTAAATCGCCCTGATGCAGAGAAACTCCAGCGGCCATGGCTTTGGCGAATGGTGTGTAATCCTGCCAGGTCACATCCATCAGCAGTTCACCCGAATATTGGTCAAAGTGCGATGTGCGATCGTTACGCGGATCGGTGATGTCTCCCGCCATGGTATTAGCCGCGACCGTATACACGCCCGTTGCGTTTTTCGGGAAGTAGACGCGGTAATGTTCAAAGCCCAGCGCCTGCGCTTTGACAATGATGCTATCGATATCTACGGTATTCGACGCCATCATGTGCGCTTCTTCCATCCCCATTTTGGAGTGGTCGTGCGCTTTTTCCGGTTCCGCCGACTGAGGCATCGGTGTCTGCTCCAGGTTCCAAGGCATCTCTTCTTCAGAGCCATGATTCAGGCTGGCGTGAGTAACCGGCGTTGAGGTCGGTTTCTGTCCCCAGGTGTAATAGGCTGGAAACGTGTTCCATGCCTGCACCAGCGTTTTCCCCCAAAATCCGGTCCACGACAGACCAGAGATCAGAAAGAACAGCAACACAATCGACAGCACACCACCCAGGTTGGCATGCAGATCACGCATGACAATACGCGTGCCGCTGCCAAAACGGATTTTCAGGAAACCAGCTTTGCTCGCGTTGTCGCGCGGCCACCACAGATACAGGCCACTCACCAGCAGCAAAATACCCAGGCTGGCGGCAATTTCCAGCAAGTAATCGCCAGTGTCACCAATGAGTAGTGTCGCGTGAATGGAGTTTGCCAGCTGATACCAGCTTTGTGAGCG includes these proteins:
- a CDS encoding PepSY-associated TM helix domain-containing protein; protein product: MLGQASTPQPDSAARGKSLYFLTWRWHFYAGLFVIPFMLVLSLTGLVMLFDDEIEQARYSEQLQVIPQHHSVAVSQQLMAVQEAFPHAVVTQFIPSASPEIANRFSIQMADGLELFATVNPYTGKVLGTIDRSQSWYQLANSIHATLLIGDTGDYLLEIAASLGILLLVSGLYLWWPRDNASKAGFLKIRFGSGTRIVMRDLHANLGGVLSIVLLFFLISGLSWTGFWGKTLVQAWNTFPAYYTWGQKPTSTPVTHASLNHGSEEEMPWNLEQTPMPQSAEPEKAHDHSKMGMEEAHMMASNTVDIDSIIVKAQALGFEHYRVYFPKNATGVYTVAANTMAGDITDPRNDRTSHFDQYSGELLMDVTWQDYTPFAKAMAAGVSLHQGDLSSLNKYLNVAFCLSFILIALSGIAMWWIRRPVGKGRLGVPPRFAQAGIWKVGLVTLVVIGVAFPLAGATIVVALLCDWLLFSRVATLRNALQ